TCCTTGGTTGGTACCTGAACCTGGTCTTGCTTCATGTCTTTCAAATCCTTGAAACCACCGGATTTCTGCTCTGAGTAACACGATAATACCATACTCGGAATGCATACTTCACCACCATATTTTCGTGTGTCCAATGATTTGGGAGGAGAGTTCTCACAAAGGTTGACGAGGGAAGGATGTTTCAAATCAATCCCAAATAACCGACATGTTACAACTGTATCAAATTTCTTTCCGTCATTCTGGGAAGAGAAAATACTGTTGCTTTGTCTTCCCAAGCTTGATGCTGAAGGGTTCAAAATGATAGACCTAGCCGATGTACCTTTACTTTCTTCCATTTCTTCAGCAATCATATTAAAAGAAGCATTCAGACGGGGTGGTGTAGCTTGTGGAATAGCCATGTGGTTACTCCCTTGTTCCTCAAGATTGCGATAAACTTGATAGGATTCGTGACCCAGATTCCAGGCAGTTGACACAGTTGAAGTTGGTGTTTCTAAAATATCAATTACAAGAAACGACGAGGTTATGATAAAAATGTTGTCGAGAGAATAAGGATAAATACGGGGAAGGATAATCTCACCAGGAACCGGGATTTCAACATGTGATCGAAGCCTTTTATGCTTCATTGTCTGGGTCTGAATAATGCTCGTGGGTGTTGACACCACGGACGGTTGGATCTCCCATGGAGAAACCCTTTCAGGTCTCGGAATAGATGCATGTTCATCCCATTGAACCTggaaaaattaacaaaaatttGGAGAATTTCAGTCTCAgggtttatgaaattatgaaacaAAAGCCAGCATACCACCAATAACACGAACCTTGAGTGATCGCCATTTAGAATCTTCCCAATTGGAAGATTTATCCTCAACACCAACTATTGTACCCGAAAACCTAATTGCTTagaaaaggaaaatttttaatcaTTGGAAACGTGCAAATTCAATACAGGGTAGTTTATGGTGAAAAATAACCTTCTGTCCGGAGAATCCTCCACCTCAAAACGCATCTTGAATCTCATGCCAACTCCAAATTCATGGTTTACTGCTTCAAGATATTTGTTGAGGCCAATAATGAACTGACTTGTTCTAGAAATTTTTTGAAACAGAAAAGGAAAATAAGGACATCATGAGCTAAACCACATAAACATTGTTGCAGGTGAACTTATATCAGACCTTGGCTTGTAGTAAATAACAAACGGTGTTCGAGTTGAAACAGCATGAGATGCCGTGGCAAGCACTCCGAGGTGCATGCTCTGACTTGAAATCACCGACGATGGCATCGAGCTTTGTTGACGGGTATGGCGTCTGACCCCAACACGTAATTCTCCATTCTCTCCCCTGGAAAGAAAAGGCCATAAAATGACTAACCATAGAGCAAAACATAGATGTTCAAAAAAATATCTGGTTGCCAACTCACAACCATTATTCTTTGGGCTGTGTTTTGATAATCAAATGTAGAAAATTTTCGGAAGGCTTTTGAAAAAAGTAAAAcagaaaaaaagaaaacaaaaacaagaacaaaaacaaaaagcaGTAACATTTTACGAGCATGTACTTTCGAAATTGCCATCATCTTTACTAGCTAACTACGTTAGGAAAAAACAAGTTGGATTTTCAACGGtaaaagcaagaaaaattgaatttatgGATTTAGAGCGGtaaaagcaagaaaaattgaatttatcataataatatgcATCAGTGAGAACCtcaaaaatacaaaagaatccCCAGCAACTAATCTCTTAGACGTGACAAAGGTACTCCATCCTGTCGTTAGCAAATGCCTTCGAGGTTGACCTGATGAGTTTACATCGAATATATGTCAGTGTTGAATCAGGAATATTGGATACACAATATCTATCATATATATTTGGACCATTTATTACAATTCATGAATCAAACAAATTGCTcatgaatgataacaataaaaataaatatacacgAACACTTAAAATCAAGGAGTGACCAGTAATTGGAATTAGAAATGACCTCTAAAAATATGCTTAAAATGCCATTTGACCTCGTGCAAATCCTTGGCTATCAGTTCTTGTGTTGGTGTCTGTTGGGACATGTCCTGATCCGAGAGCAATAGCAGATCAATGTGAAAATTTCTTCCAAATAAACATACCAGGCATGAAACGACAAACCAGGAGAAAACGAAATAGTTACCAGCGGAGGCAGGCATTCGTTAGCATGTTTACGAAGGACAGAGAATCCACCATGGGTACTTGTATCTGACGCAGTCAAAACCTTGCAGAATGAGTGCACTGCAGGTCTAGGAGGCTCCTCCGGAGAGTTATCAAGGCTTCTTGGCTCAGTTTGCTGCAAATATGCAACCATACAACTCATGTAAATTTCACAATTTAAACCTCACAGCATTTTGCTGAATATCACGTAAAAACTAAAATGCAAAAATCGAAACAAATTATTACATCTGTTTCTGGCATCAATGTGATCtgtgcataaacttcatcagtGTCTTTTTCAGCCTATATAGTACAAAATTCCATAAAATTAACAAACCATTACACCGTTAGAATTAACAAGTAAAGTCTTTCATATGCTAATTCGGGAAAGTATTATAATTACGAAAAAGAGTGTGTAATTCTTGAACACtcgaattttcaaaaaataaaggAGCATAACACATTAAGAAAAGCTAATGAGGGGACCATACCAACAGCTGAATGTTGAAAACACGGCAAAGGATCTTTGAGGGCAGATTAAACATTGGTATTCTTTCATTCAGTTCTTGATTTGTTGATACTTCTAACTGGGAAAAAAAGCACAAATTTAGACGAAACCCAAGAAGAATGCCacgaaattaattaaaaaactatttcatttttaaagTTCGGTATTCCACACAAAAATCCGAAATTTAAACACACCAAAATCAATTTTTCTTCCAAAAAACGAAATGAACATAAATTCAAACACAACTTACTTGCTCCATGTGACCCTGTGGAAAATAGTAAACTTTTTCCCCAACATTCGGAACATCCACCAAAGGACCAGCGCAAGCCTTCCATAATTCTACGAACAGTGTATCCTTAACTCCAGTCCCTGCAATtcacacaaaaaaataaaataattaacccAAAACATAAAGCCAAAAAACAACTCAGAAAACTGACTGTTTCAGGAAGGGAAAAAAGAAAGGTGTAAATTAACGAGTCGTTTCAAAAAATTGACCTTCAACTGAATTTCTGCTCTGCTGCTGACAAAATGATCCCGTATTTGCCATAAATTACACCAAAACTTCCCCTTTTAAAACAAGAAACCAACCTCAAGATCCTCGATCGACGCTCAGGACACGAAAATTTAGATCATATCGCAAAGCAAATGTATCCAATTCTAACCCATCAGCACCAAACCCACCGCATCAAACACTCGCAAACACAACCTTCAACACAATTTACAGCAGCAAAAAGCAAAACCCAGTAGATTTATACCCCCAAAACCTCAGTAGCAGTTGAATAAAAACTCAGCCACTACATCAAACCAGAAAACCCAGTTCGCCTTCCTCGGGAAAACGAAAAAAGACCGTAAATGTAACGAAGAAAATAAACATGGGAGCACGAGCAGTAACAGAAATGACTCGAAACAATCCAAGAAACAGCTTAAAATAAGCCCTGATTGATTGCTTCTCTCCGGTTCAaaagttatttaaaaaaatatgttcatTCACTTATTAATTGTGTGAGTAATTGAGTTGTGTGAGTTTCACAGAACGTGGTTTGGTTGTCTCCTTTTCCACTGAACACAACACACATTGCGTGTGGTGTGTTAACGCCAACGGATTTAACCGTGGTTAGAGGGCTTGGGTTCAACCGGGGTTAGCCGGTCCCGGTGACGACATTTTTTTGGCGGAGAATAGTTTGGTGGGGTTAGTTTCTTGTGTTTGGACACATGTCGTAACTGTgaaacaagaaaaatgatggGGACTACACATTTACTctttcttatttatttatttattattattacttttcCTTTTATGtgaccaaattttttttaaaaaaattaataataataatcgtGTGTAATTCTCACTTTGTCAAATTATTCGTCaaatgatatttatgatttatttattttttagtaattttaaattttattttatttaaaaaactatTACATTTAAGTCCAATTTCAAATCAACGATCAATAACTAGCAAAATGTTTGGGAATATTAACATATTTGTCAATATTTTATAgctttaataaaattaaataagtcgataaattaaattaaaaaatacaaaGTGTGCTTAGTAAAAGTGGAGATGAAATGTAATATTCGACTCAATTAGTACATTTCCAACTATTGATAgcaaactttaaaataactatATTGTTATCTCACTCGACATAATTTTTCTTtcccaaaataaaattttccacattattattattttttcaaaaaaaattataatatcgTTTCATGGATCAGTTTTGTGATATTTATCTCTTATATGATTTGACAAGtgaaaaaaaagacaaaaacttgtgtgagaccgtctcacgtgtcgtattttgtgagacggatctcttatttgggttattcatgaaaaaatattactttttatgctaagagtattattttttattgtgaatactgataggattgacccgtctcacacataaagattcgtgagaccatctcacaagagatctactcaaaaaaaatttggacaaaaatattatttaatactCTAAATATGATCAATGTGTGTCATATATAAAAAATCTACGAGATGATATCacattatatttttatgagtaaaaaataaaataataaaagttgaGTGGTTAGACTTTAATTGcagtaataaaaataaataaattagaagAGCGGAGGATGTCGGCATCTGATTGGCCGCCTGTTCCGAGGCAGACAACAAGGTTGGCTCCACCCCACCCGGCAGCCCACTCGATTTCTTCCAAATCCGACATTTCGATATCGATATAACAGCaacaattaattaattcaaatcatCAAGGCAGTTTATAATTAATTACCTCACCCTATGGGTCctactatttatttattattactagtgtttttataatatttgtaataatttatttgatttatatttaaatgataatcaaaatataattataaaaaatattaagagACTACACTGTAATGTtgatataaaaatttcaaaaaaaattgaaaaataaaataataaaaaaatgacttCAGTGAGAATTAAACCTATAACTTAAATTCCAATAAACAATGACTCTATCCACTGAACtacatataatttatattaaagttttaacattttattaatactAGTGCACCGACGCACGTgttgcgtgcttgtataatattttttataattcatttgatttatatttaaatgaggatcaaaataaaattataagaaatagtgagggattacactgtaattttgatatataaattaaaaaataaattgaaaaataacagaataaaaaaatgatctcAGTAAGAATTGAACCTATAACCTAAACCTCAAGTAAAATGATTCTATCTACTGAACTACATATaatttacattaaaattttaacattttattaatatatataattaataaaacagaccatgacaccaaagttagttactctaagtgtctcaaacttaataaaatagtgtagatatataattattaaaacagatcaTGACACCAAAATTAATTACGTTAAGtgtctcaaatttaataaaataatatagattattattgtaattattattttgtcACACTACCCTCGTTTTTTCCAACTAATCCCTGCTTCAGGTCTTCTGcctattttcaaaatatttttttaaacaaaagcacaaaaaaaaatatatttttaaaaatatttggaggTATTATTACTTAGGTACGAACATAACGATGATGACCATGATGAAAAACCACCTAAAAATCCATTATatttaaaatccataatttTTGTCTTATAAAACAGACATAACTTATATGTCCGTTATTTGTATGGATAAATAATATcgttattattaaaatattatatttaaataatataatatttgatttaacTGATTAAATTTAAAACGAGATAATaaactataaattttttatttttcaataattaatgaatataaataaaatataaatgttaATCATAtatgtttactttgatgatttgattgatgcgagataaataatcaataaataaaattgcAAACAAATGTTTGATTGAATCTTATTGTTGGTCGTATCAAATGAATCCatagtaggtttcttgtgagactgtTTCATTAATCTATATTTATAAGACGgatcaattcaatcaatatctatcatgaaaaataatatttttgacaaaaaaataatattttatcattattttgGTCATAATTGATATATGTATCACAAATTTGATGCGACTTACAAGAGTTTTTATGGTGAATCAAGACAAACTTAACTGAACCATTCAACAAAATGTGCCTTTTAACGTATTCATATGTCCTCAAAATTTTAACGAATTGATCAAGTAATTACATGTGTTTTAACTTTTATCATGATAAATCTAAAAGCATGATTTGTTGTTTTGATGTCCAATACATATAATAACACATAAAATTGAAGTGAGACATGGGAAGTGATTAGAGATGACAATGAAATATGACAAATATGAGTTTTTCATTCGCGATCTCAGATCAGCTTCTTTAAGGTTCGAGGCATATAATAACACGAAATTGAAGAGAGGTGGGAAGCGATTAAGAATGACAACTGGGCATGGTAGTTACATATTTGTCATCCtaatctctttttttttttttaattcctaCATGATCTTTTTTAAAGTTCGAGTCATATAATAACATATAAAATTGAAGAGAGGTGGGAAGCGATTAAGCATGACAACGGGATATGACGAGGCAGATTTGTTATCCTCGTCTCTTCTCCACACCTGATTCTTTCAAGTTATGAGAATCttcgaatttgaaataatcTTCCCCAAAAATAGTAACAGGGTGGGGGCAAAGAAGAGTTCGAGAAATCTACGAAGtcgaatatattattataatgaatattaataataatattattgttgtgaaaaagtaaaaatttatggtaaaaagtaaaaatctcaaactctcaaaatttaccaaacaacacactttataatatttttctctctactcaattgtatcaaatctttacaaatggagacctatttataggatttctttggaaaacaatccaaaaacaatttcatcattacatacatcatcacacactaattttcaacattcaacacctaattttacctaattttcaacattcaacattataattttcaacacaaatatttttcatattttcaacactcccccttgtgatgatgatcatgatacgatgatgtcttcattacgtgattttgtactgcctcgttaaaaaccttactaggaaaaacccattgggataaaaacaatagtaagggaaaaagagtgcagtcacgtaaactccccctcatgttgacatgaacaattcttcacaaatttcgtagattgcgcatcccaatattatatatgtgatttctgaatattgtcgtaggaagtgcctttgtgaagagatctgatgagttttcacttgattgaatgtgacgaacatcaatacatttattcttctcaagatCCTTgatgaatgcgaagaacttagaggaatatgtttagttttatagcttttatgtatccttctttcatttgagctacacatgcagcattatcttcatatggtatcacaggcttctcgtcgaatgataatccacatgagatttggatatgttggctcattgattttaaccacacacattcacggcttgcttcatgtagtgcaataatctcggcatgatttgatgaagttgttacaagtgtttgtttttgtgaacgccaagaaattgcagtgcctccacgagtaaatacatatccagtttgggaacgtgccttgtgtggatcagataagtatccagcatcggcataaccaattatacttggattagcatcttttgaatacaaaagtcccaagtctgtcgttcctcgtagataacggaatatatgtttaattccgttccagtgtctctttgttggatatgtgctaaatcttgccaacaaatttacggcaaaagatatatcaggccttgtacaatttgtaagatacataagggcaccgatagcacttagatatggtacttctggaccaagaatatcttcatcatcttcacatggacggaatggatccttttctatatttaatgatctaacaaccatttgagtatttaaaggatttgatttatccatattaaaacgtttaaggatcttttctgtataatttgtctggtgaacaaatattccacattctttttgttcaatttgtaaacccagacaatacttggtttttccaagatccttcatttcaaattcttccttcaagtatgacacaacttcttgaattttcttattcgttccaatgatgtttaaatcatcaacatatacagcaataattacgcatccggatgttgttttcttaatgaaaacacaatggcacattgaattatttacatatccctttttcatcaagtgatcacttagtcgattataccacattcgaccggattgctttaacccatataatgatctatgtaatttcacagaataacattctctgggttttgaactttgtgcttcaggcatcttaaatccttcagggattttcatgtatatattactatcaagtgatccatataagtaagctgtaacaacatccataagacgcatttctaaattttcagataccgccaagctaatcaaataccgaaacgtaattgcatccatcacaggagaatacatTTCTTAATAATCAAtttcaggcctttgagaaaaaccttacgcaacaagtcgagctttatatcttactatttcatttttctcatttcgctttcgaataaaaacccatttgtatccaacaggttttacaccttcaggtgtaaggactataggtccaaaaacattacgtttatttagcgaatccaattcaacctggatggcttctttccattttatccaatcctgccgatttttacattcaccaaaagattttggttcatgatcttcattattatttatgatgtcaattgccacattataagaaaatatatcatcaatttcatctatatcttttcggttccatattttttcagtattaatataattgatagagatttcatgattctcgtcagtttgtggttctgacagaacattttcatcatcatgtgtttcttcaggaacaccattctctattttgtgatcatcatgtgtttcttcaggaacatcattctttattttgtgatcatcgtgtttctctatgaattttttttttcgaggatttttatccttggaaccgactggccttccacgtttcaggcgtttaatgacatcatgagtatcttcaatttgtttcttcggaatttcaattcgagcaggggcatttgcagcatgtatatatgatttagttacccatTTTGtatctgcaaatgcatctggtattttatttgctattctttgcaagtgcacaatttgctgtacatctttttcacattgttttgttcttggatccatatgtaacaatgatgatacataccatgtaatttctttttcggtatgtttctgttctccccctaacattgggaagatttcctcattaaaatgacaatcagcaaaacgtgttgTGAACATGTcgtctgtctgaggttcaagatatcgaatgatagatgaactatcataaccgatataaattccaacctttctttgaggtcccattttctttcgttgcggtggtgcaataggcacatacaccatacatccaaaaattctcagatgagaaatgtctggttctttaccaaatgcaagctgtaatggggagtatttatgatatgcacttggtctgatgcgaattaatgaagcagcatgtaaaattgcatgtccccatatagaaataggaagctttgttttcataatcattggtctagcaatcatttgcagacgtttaatcaatgattcagccaatccattctgtgtatgtacatgagaaacaggatgctcaacaatgattcccatagacatacaataatcattgaaagtttgagaagtaaattcaccagcattatcaagtctaattttcttgattgtataatcgggaaattgattcctcgattttattatttgagcaagtaatcttgcaaatgcaacatttcgagttgacaataaacatacatgtgaccatctgctggaggcatcaatcaataccataaagtatctgaatggtccacatggtggatggattggtctacaaatatcaccctgaatacgttcaaaaaacattggtgattcagtttggattttggctggtgatggtcttataataagttttccaagagaacatgctttacattgaaacttattattctgaaagatcttctggtctttcagcggatgaccatgtgtattttctataattcttcgcatcattgttgaaccaggatgtcctaatcgatcatgccaattggttaatattgaataATTATCAACTAcaatgtttgattcaatgggacttatatgtgtataatgcaatccagtagggagcattggtagtttttcaatcacatatttctttcctgatttatatgtgataagacacatatacttctcattcccttcattcattgtttgagtatcataaccatgggaatatatatcattaaaattcaacaaatttcttttcgattgtggtgaatataaagcatcattgatcaaaaattttgtaccattaggtaacaaaaattgtgctttaccacatcctttaatcaagtatACATGAcatgatattgtattcaccgttgtttttgttggttttagttccaagaaatatcttttatctcggaggatagtgtgcgttgtaccactatcgggtatgcaaacttcagctttgctcatagcatttttcatatttgaacttcaaaataattatgcaatgaaataaaattactgacaatacatatgtaaatataacacatatcataattatacaataaaacattattatatgaatacatgaaaaataaattattgtacatttatattctaccattatattgttcattttcagagaaatcattgagaaaatctgtagcatcaatattgttcatttctatcccaccaacatattgatcatttccagagaaatcattcataaaatcagcaacatcaaaatgagttgaatcactcaaacggtcacttcgttcagtgaagttggtctctttttctttcctctttatcgattctttatagagcttgcaaaggtgctcaggggctcgacaaatacgagatcaatgtcctggagtgccgcatctgaaacaagaactttcaaatctttcgagtgattttcattaacactcatgttctcatgatgccttttctgtggattgttcgtgacgcccttttgagatgagttataaaaataactatctctattgttttcaaaaccacggcctcgaccacgaccacgaccaattccacgaccacgacctcgaccaaaaccttgtctctggatttgattttggtttccaggtttaaattcatttttactcacagaatttacttctggaaatgctgttgatccagtgggtcgggactgatgatttctcattaatagctcattgttcttttccaccacaagaagacaggcgatgagttcagaatatctcacaaatccacgcactctatattgttgctgtaaagttatatttgatgcgtgaaatgtggaaaatgttttttcaagcatttccgattctgtaacctcatgtccacaaaattttagctgcgagattattcgatacatcgctgaattataatcactgactttcttaaaatcttggaatcttaacatattccattcatcacgggcggtcggaagtataacttcccttatatgttcaaatctttctttcaatcattTCCACAtagccatgagatctttttcgatgagatattcacattttaaaccttcatcgagatgtcgacgcaaaaatattatagcttttgctttttcttgtgatgaagatataccattttctttaatggtctcgcttagacccaatgactcaagatgcatttctacatcgagagtccatgacatataattttttcccgtgatgtcgagcgcaacaaattcgagctttgtcaaatttgacatggtggtactaataAAAAtaacgatgcattttattagttaatgaatattgcaatacaaagtaatggataaacaacaagtacaagcatttgtaaaaataaagaaaacacacgaggaggatattctccgataaataaaagactcgtgagtatgataaccaaaataattaaaaataaccttgagaaagcctttttcttttttcttcgaaaatttgatgaagaataatttttagagaataggagaaagttggagtgattgaaagagtttgtgagatcatatttatagagcaaaaactagccgttttgttaccgtttatgaccattggtgtacaaaaaaataaatgtatgtatttgtataattttatggtagtAATAtagtgtatataatattagtcataatTATGtacatcatatcacattattataatgaagtgtcataagttattttgtttaaaaacattataggcttttatatttgtcgtatcccttaccgggagtgggatgtcgtcttaacatcctcccaggatttataacaa
The Primulina tabacum isolate GXHZ01 chromosome 9, ASM2559414v2, whole genome shotgun sequence DNA segment above includes these coding regions:
- the LOC142555624 gene encoding auxin response factor 9-like, giving the protein MANTGSFCQQQSRNSVEGTGVKDTLFVELWKACAGPLVDVPNVGEKVYYFPQGHMEQLEVSTNQELNERIPMFNLPSKILCRVFNIQLLAEKDTDEVYAQITLMPETDQTEPRSLDNSPEEPPRPAVHSFCKVLTASDTSTHGGFSVLRKHANECLPPLDMSQQTPTQELIAKDLHEVKWHFKHIFRGQPRRHLLTTGWSTFVTSKRLVAGDSFVFLRGENGELRVGVRRHTRQQSSMPSSVISSQSMHLGVLATASHAVSTRTPFVIYYKPRTSQFIIGLNKYLEAVNHEFGVGMRFKMRFEVEDSPDRRFSGTIVGVEDKSSNWEDSKWRSLKVQWDEHASIPRPERVSPWEIQPSVVSTPTSIIQTQTMKHKRLRSHVEIPVPETPTSTVSTAWNLGHESYQVYRNLEEQGSNHMAIPQATPPRLNASFNMIAEEMEESKGTSARSIILNPSASSLGRQSNSIFSSQNDGKKFDTVVTCRLFGIDLKHPSLVNLCENSPPKSLDTRKYGGEVCIPSMVLSCYSEQKSGGFKDLKDMKQDQVQVPTKEIQSGQNQSHPPRSRTKVQMQGVAVGRAVDLMALNGYEELIAEIEEMFEIKGELRPRKKLEIVFTDDEGDMMLMGDDPWPEFCNMVRRIFICPSQDVKKMEETKIPLPPSAECED